From Paenibacillus sp. FSL H8-0537:
ATTTTTGCTGGAGCAACTGCATCTTCATTACCGAAAGCAATAGCTGTCGGACCAGTAAGAATGCTATTCAACTCAGCAAGACCTGCTGCTTCAGTAGCACGGCGAACTAGCGAGTTTTTCAGAACTTGAAACTCGATGCCAGCCTCACGCAGTTGTTTGCGAAGTTCTGTAACTTGCGCAACGTTCAATCCGCGATAATCGGCAACGACTGCGCTGGAGCTATCACGAAGTTTCGCTGTAATAACTTCAACCGCTTGTTGTTTCTCTTGGATGATATTTGCGTTTGCCAAACTGTACACCTCCTGTATTATTTGTACATTCCGTTATTTGACGAGTCAGATCTCTTGCCGCGATGCATGAGAAAAGCCTCCGCTATAAGTAGCGAAGGCCATGATGGTTCGTTAGTACGACCCAAGGCCGCACACAAACGCTTTATCATAACACCTCGGTAGGAAATTAAGCCTTTCGGCACCTACTGTCTACGGTATGCGTGTTCGAATTTAGTTCCGTTCCTTGCTATTAGCGGTAGCTAGCAGCGGAGACGCGAGCGCCAGGGCCCATTGTCGAGGAAACGGCGATGTTTTTCAAGTATACACCTTTAGCTGCAGCTGGTTTAGCACGAACCAAAGCTTCTACAAGAGCGCGAAGGTTAGCATCAAGCTTTTCAGCATCAAAGGATACTTTACCGATTGGAGCGTGGATTTGACCAGCTTTATCCAGACGGTATTCAATTTTACCGGCTTTAATCTCTTGCACGGCTTTAGAAACGTCAAACGTTACTGTGCCGGCTTTAGGGTTAGGCATGAGGCCCTTACCACCGAGAATACGACCAAGTTTACCAACTTCAGCCATCATATCCGGCGTTGCTACGCAAACGTCGAAATCGAACCAGCCTTGTTGGATTTTGTTAATCATGTCTGCATCGCCGACAAAATCAGCGCCAGCAGCTTCCGCTTCCTTCGCTTTATCGCCTTTTGCGAATACGAGGACGCGCTTAGTTTTACCAGTACCGTGCGGAAGTACAACGACGCCGCGCACTGCTTGGTCTTGTTTACGTGGGTCTACACCCAGACGTACAGCAACTTCAACGGATTCGTCGAATTTAGCTGTTGCTGCTTTTTTCACAAGCTCAATCGCTTCTAACGACTCGTAAGTCGCTTCGCTATCAATCAGCTTGGAAGCTTCTACATACTTCTTGCCATGTTTAGCCATTGTAAATATCCTCCTCAAGTGGTTATAGCGGAAAATCCTCCTAGGGAAAATCCTCCCACAGTGAAGCCTAAGCCTCACAGTCGGGCATCCTTGTAACAGTCAGCCCTTCGTTTGTTATCCTAACGGATCAAACGCAATTAGTCAACGATTGTAACGCCCATGCTGCGTGCAGTGCCTTCGATCATAAGCATTGCTGCTTCAACGGAAGCTGCATTCAAGTCGGGCATTTTTTGTTCCGCGATTTCACGGACCTTAGCGCGATTAACGGTAGCTACTTTCTTCTTGTTCGGCTCGCCTGATCCTTTTTCGATACCTGCTG
This genomic window contains:
- the rplJ gene encoding 50S ribosomal protein L10; protein product: MANANIIQEKQQAVEVITAKLRDSSSAVVADYRGLNVAQVTELRKQLREAGIEFQVLKNSLVRRATEAAGLAELNSILTGPTAIAFGNEDAVAPAKILNDFAKKNEALKLKGGVVEGKIVDMDQIKALAELPSRDGLLSMLLSVLQAPVRNFALAVKAVGEQKEAQA
- the rplA gene encoding 50S ribosomal protein L1, with amino-acid sequence MAKHGKKYVEASKLIDSEATYESLEAIELVKKAATAKFDESVEVAVRLGVDPRKQDQAVRGVVVLPHGTGKTKRVLVFAKGDKAKEAEAAGADFVGDADMINKIQQGWFDFDVCVATPDMMAEVGKLGRILGGKGLMPNPKAGTVTFDVSKAVQEIKAGKIEYRLDKAGQIHAPIGKVSFDAEKLDANLRALVEALVRAKPAAAKGVYLKNIAVSSTMGPGARVSAASYR